The Amycolatopsis sp. DG1A-15b genome window below encodes:
- a CDS encoding AAA family ATPase codes for MSEPTVIELGPRDLLVVAGLPGAGKTTMLHHAAAGLPVLDSDQVRERLGAVVPPAVPYRCYRPVVHAWHRLRIVGRALGEDGPLVVHEPSTRASTRALLALVGVLSGRSVRLLFLDVPAEVALAGQRSRGRVVRPRSFARHVRRVGKWREELLADRVPVGWRSVQVVDRVGAARTRLVATLVVGC; via the coding sequence ATGAGCGAGCCCACTGTCATCGAGCTCGGCCCGCGCGACCTGCTCGTCGTGGCGGGGCTGCCCGGAGCGGGCAAGACGACCATGCTCCACCACGCCGCGGCGGGGCTGCCGGTGCTGGACTCCGACCAGGTGCGGGAGAGACTCGGGGCGGTGGTCCCGCCGGCGGTGCCGTACCGGTGTTACCGGCCGGTGGTGCACGCGTGGCACCGCCTGCGGATCGTGGGCCGCGCGCTCGGCGAGGACGGCCCGCTCGTGGTCCACGAGCCGTCGACCCGGGCGTCGACGCGCGCCCTGCTCGCGCTGGTCGGGGTGTTGAGCGGGCGGTCGGTGCGGTTGCTGTTCCTCGACGTGCCGGCGGAGGTCGCGCTGGCGGGGCAGCGGAGCCGCGGGCGGGTGGTGCGGCCGCGGTCGTTCGCGCGGCACGTGCGGCGGGTGGGGAAGTGGCGGGAGGAGCTGCTGGCGGATCGGGTGCCGGTGGGGTGGCGGAGCGTGCAGGTGGTCGATCGGGTGGGGGCGGCTCGGACTCGGTTGGTGGCCACGCTGGTGGTGGGCTGTTGA
- a CDS encoding serine/threonine-protein kinase, whose amino-acid sequence MSAPAELVAALPQYDIGASIGEGGMGVVFAGVHRTLGRSVAIKQLPWDVLNHAASSELFDREARVLASLDHPHIVPVYDYVRTGREHLLVMERLDGGTVHSRFHGGGVSGEQACAIGLAMLAGLHAAHRAGVLHLDVKPRNLLFSTQGVMKVADFGIARVISEGATLVTHGGEILGTPAYIAPEQAMGNALSPAADVYAAGTVLYELLSGRLPFDNTRGAISMMRQHMFTDPQPIAGVPVPIAGVVMRSLARELDARYREAESFAADLAAAATVVYGSGWLERAGVPVLHLTPRVISGLNSATAPAPPAEARTRPVRQPGATLVGAVAEVGDPGRAGGPGAGAGGAEGGAGWPGVPADGSGASQAVVVWLRLAAAAAAIVLVVLALLNPARLPHPASAPLNLGGASVSAPVEVDLSKPLVLTGAGNPGRVALDLSAAGIPLGSAATEAKPGGNGFTAELTLPGIARWIVGGAVTAEVRTGSSTQTFTLITSQHPLASALGAGSLILALFALAYLESGLRTIRNGHRWRGAAAGGPVLGLLFGAAVWLCVSVLRVHEPSPGFGAGCAVAGAVAAGLVVAAARRRASTVVSRPSGR is encoded by the coding sequence ATGAGCGCACCGGCCGAGCTGGTCGCCGCCCTGCCGCAGTACGACATCGGGGCGTCGATCGGCGAGGGCGGCATGGGCGTCGTGTTCGCCGGCGTGCACCGGACGCTGGGCCGCAGCGTCGCGATCAAGCAGCTGCCGTGGGACGTGCTCAACCACGCGGCGAGCAGCGAGCTCTTCGACCGCGAGGCGCGGGTGCTCGCCAGCCTGGACCACCCGCACATCGTCCCGGTGTACGACTACGTCCGCACCGGTCGCGAGCACCTGCTGGTGATGGAGCGGCTCGACGGCGGAACGGTGCACAGCCGCTTCCACGGCGGCGGCGTCAGCGGCGAGCAGGCCTGCGCGATCGGGCTGGCGATGCTGGCCGGGCTGCACGCGGCGCACCGGGCGGGCGTGCTGCACCTCGACGTCAAGCCGCGGAACCTGCTGTTCAGCACGCAGGGCGTCATGAAGGTGGCCGACTTCGGCATCGCCAGGGTGATCAGCGAGGGCGCCACGTTGGTGACGCACGGCGGCGAGATCCTGGGAACACCGGCGTACATCGCCCCGGAGCAGGCGATGGGCAACGCGCTGAGCCCGGCGGCCGACGTGTACGCAGCCGGGACGGTGCTGTACGAGCTGCTCTCCGGCCGTCTGCCGTTCGACAACACCCGCGGCGCGATCAGCATGATGCGCCAGCACATGTTCACCGACCCGCAGCCGATCGCCGGGGTACCGGTGCCGATCGCGGGGGTGGTGATGCGCAGCCTGGCCCGCGAGCTGGACGCGCGCTACCGGGAGGCGGAGTCGTTCGCGGCGGACCTCGCCGCGGCGGCGACGGTGGTCTACGGGTCCGGGTGGCTGGAGCGGGCCGGGGTGCCGGTGCTGCACCTGACGCCCCGGGTGATTTCGGGCCTCAATTCGGCAACCGCACCGGCGCCGCCGGCGGAGGCCCGGACGCGCCCGGTGCGGCAGCCGGGAGCGACGCTGGTGGGAGCGGTCGCCGAGGTGGGCGATCCGGGCCGGGCCGGTGGGCCGGGCGCTGGTGCGGGCGGCGCCGAGGGCGGTGCCGGGTGGCCGGGTGTGCCTGCCGATGGTTCCGGTGCTTCCCAAGCCGTCGTGGTGTGGCTGCGGCTGGCCGCCGCGGCGGCCGCGATCGTGCTCGTCGTGCTCGCGCTGCTCAACCCCGCGCGGCTGCCGCACCCGGCGTCGGCCCCGCTGAACCTCGGGGGCGCCTCTGTCTCGGCGCCGGTCGAGGTGGACCTCAGCAAGCCGCTGGTCCTGACCGGGGCCGGCAACCCCGGCCGGGTGGCGCTCGACCTGTCCGCCGCCGGGATTCCGCTCGGGTCCGCGGCCACCGAGGCGAAACCCGGCGGCAACGGCTTCACCGCCGAACTCACCCTGCCGGGGATCGCCCGGTGGATCGTCGGCGGCGCCGTCACGGCGGAGGTGCGGACCGGTTCGTCCACGCAGACGTTCACGCTGATCACCAGCCAGCACCCGCTGGCCAGCGCGCTGGGCGCGGGCAGTCTAATCCTGGCGCTGTTCGCCCTCGCCTACCTCGAGTCGGGGCTGCGCACGATCCGCAACGGCCACCGCTGGCGGGGCGCGGCGGCCGGCGGGCCGGTGCTGGGCCTCCTGTTCGGCGCCGCGGTGTGGCTGTGCGTGTCGGTGCTGCGCGTGCACGAGCCGTCACCGGGGTTCGGGGCCGGGTGTGCGGTGGCGGGCGCGGTCGCGGCCGGGCTGGTCGTCGCGGCAGCGCGGCGCCGGGCGTCCACAGTGGTCAGTCGACCATCCGGACGGTGA